One genomic segment of Mangifera indica cultivar Alphonso chromosome 6, CATAS_Mindica_2.1, whole genome shotgun sequence includes these proteins:
- the LOC123218720 gene encoding triacylglycerol lipase OBL1, translated as MASDSNYLIVRPEKGGILDLAKYLVLGDIRIGVKFLEIENSTDAEQLLVGEHRWAIIVSIIVRKIIGLFGKPLEYTGYIVDFILNLLSQNGNLLGLLYNLLHGKVVIPQRGTQSFLSTIGHLDGRIDLYKGRYLVEQLTGASDMEETSMNLELGNRALMDLCVMASKLAYENAEVVKYVVHHWKMHFVDFYNCWNDFQKEMSTQVFILCDKPKDASLILISFRGTEPFDADDWSTDFDYSWYEIPKVGKVHMGFLEALGLGNRTNAETFQYHLQLKGANFSLSESDDVTGNSSKGSETIPSRTDFGIEHNGSDHSFDSKELASTVIPPEALEMTAYYAVKKKLKSLLKDHKNAKFVVTGHSLGGALATLFPMALLLHEETEVLQRLLGLYTFGQPRVGNQQLVSFMEAHLETPTPKYFRVVYCNDWVPRLPNDDKTFSYKHFGVCLYYDSFYVEHKMDEVPNKIFFGLRYLIPEYLNAVWELIRSLTMGYTHGQEYKEGWFSILLRILGLVLPGISAHCPINYVNSVRLGKERVVQMSSF; from the exons ATGGCTTCTGATTCAAATTACCTGATAGTCAGGCCAGAGAAAGGTGGGATTCTGGACTTGGCCAAATATTTGGTGCTGGGGGACATAAGAATCGGTGTCAAGTTTTTGGAAATTGAGAATTCCACTGATGCAGAACAACTATTGGTTGGTGAGCATAGATGGGCTATTATTGTCTCTATTATTGTGCGTAAGATTATTGGGTTGTTTGGTAAGCCCTTGGAGTACACTGGCTATATTGTGGATTTCATTCTCAATCTTCTTTCTCAGAATGGGAACCTCCTTGGCTTACTCTACAACCTTCTCCATG GCAAGGTGGTGATTCCACAAAGAGGCACGCAGTCTTTTCTTAGTACAATCGGGCATTTGGATGGGCGAATCGACCTTTACAAGGGCCGGTACTTGGTGGAGCAATTGACCGGTGCTTCTGATATGGAGGAGACTAGCATGAATTTGGAATTAGGGAACCGAGCTCTCATGGACCTCTGTGTGATGGCATCTAAGTTAGCATATGAGAATGCTGAAGTTGTTAAATATGTAGTTCATCACTGGAAG ATGCATTTTGTAGACTTTTACAACTGCTGGAATG atttccaaaAGGAGATGTCCACTCAAGTTTTTATACTGTGTGACAAGCCCAAAGATGCAAGTTTAATATTGATCAGCTTTAGGGGCACAGAACCTTTTGATGCTGATGATTGGAGTACTGACTTTGATTATTCATGGTATGAGATACCAAAAGTGGGAAAAGTCCATATGGGATTCTTAGAAGCGTTAGGGTTGGGCAACAGAACTAATGCTGAAACCTTCCAATATCACCTTCAGTTGAAGGGAGCAAATTTCAGCCTGTCAGAAAGTGATGATGTGACTGGAAACTCCTCAAAAGGTTCTGAAACAATACCATCAAGAACTGACTTTGGCATAGAACACAATGGTAGTGATCACTCTTTTGATTCTAAGGAGCTAGCTAGTACTGTAATCCCACCGGAAGCACTGGAGATGACCGCATATTATGCTGTGAAAAAGAAGCTGAAGAGCTTACTCAAGGATCACAAGAATGCAAAATTTGTGGTCACTGGGCATAGCTTAGGTGGAGCCCTTGCTACATTGTTCCCAATGGCGCTTTTGCTACATGAGGAGACTGAGGTACTGCAAAGATTGTTGGGTTTATATACATTTGGACAACCAAGGGTTGGGAATCAGCAGCTGGTGAGTTTCATGGAAGCTCATTTGGAGACTCCAACACCAAAGTACTTCAGGGTGGTTTACTGCAATGATTGGGTGCCCAGGTTACCAAATGATGATAAAACTTTCTCGTATAAGCATTTTGGTGTGTGCCTGTACTATGACAGCTTCTATGTTGAACAT AAAATGGATGAAGTgccaaacaaaattttcttcgGGTTAAGGTACCTCATTCCAGAGTATCTAAATGCGGTTTGGGAGTTAATCCGAAGCTTAACAATGGGTTACACCCATGGACAAGAGTATAAGGAGGGTTGGTTTTCCATCTTGCTCAGGATACTGGGACTGGTGCTTCCTGGCATTTCTGCACATTGCCCCATAAATTATGTCAACTCTGTGAGGCTTGGAAAGGAGCGTGTTGTTCAGATGTCATCTTTCTAG
- the LOC123218719 gene encoding ATPase 10, plasma membrane-type-like isoform X2, with product MAGDLEKPLLDPENFNRDGIDLEHLPLNEVFEQLRTSAGGLSSEDAEVRLQIFGPNKLEEKPENKFLKFLSFMWNPLSWVMEAAAVMAIVLANGGGEGPDWQDFVGIVCLLIINSTISFIEENNAGNAAAALMARLAPKTKVLRDGQWQEQDAAILVPGDIISIKLGDIIPADARLLEGDPLKIDQSALTGESLPVTKRTGDEVYSGSTCKHGEIEAVVIATGVHSFFGKAAHLVDSTEVVGHFQQVLTSIGNFCICSIAVGMILEIIVMFPIQKRSYRDGINNLLVLLIGGIPIAMPTVLSVTLAIGSHRLSQQGAITKRMTAIEEMAGMDVLCSDKTGTLTLNRLTVDRNLIEVFNKDVDRDMIVLLAARAARLENQDAIDAAIVNMLADPKEARANIKEVHFLPFNPVDKRTAITYIDADGNWYRASKGAPEQILNLCREREEIAGKVHAIIDKFAERGLRSLGVALQEVPEKSKEGPGGPWTFCGLLPLFDPPRHDSAETIRRALNLGVCVKMITGDQLAIAKETGRRLGMGTNMYPSSSLLGRDKDENEALPVDELIEKADGFAGVFPEHKYEIVKILQEKKHVVGMTGDGVNDAPALKKADIGIAVADSTDAARSAADLVLTEPGLSVIVSAVLTSRAIFQRMKNYTIYAVSITIRIVLGFVLLALIWEYDFPPFMVLIVAILNDGTIMTISKDRVKPSPRPDSWKLNEIFATGIVIGTYLALVTVLFYWVIVDTTFFESHFHVRSISSNSEQVSSAVYLQVSIISQALIFVTRSQSWSFVERPGVLLMCAFVVAQLVATLIAVYAKISFASISGIGWGWAGVIWLYSLIFYIPLDLIKFTVRYALSGEAWNLLFDRKTAFTSKKDYGKEDRAAQWVLSQRSLQGLMASEEFNGKRSRSSLIAEQARRRAEIARLGEIHTFRGHVESVVRLKNLDLNVIQSAHTV from the exons ATGGCTGGGGATCTGGAGAAACCATTGTTGGATCCTGAAAACTTCAACCGTGATGGAATTGATTTA GAACATTTACCATTGAATGAAGTATTTGAACAACTAAGAACATCCGCAGGGGGACTTTCTTCTGAAGATGCTGAAGTGCGATTGCAGATTTTTGGTCCAAACAAGCTTGAAGAAAAGCCA GAGAACAAGTTTCTGAAATTTCTCAGTTTTATGTGGAATCCTTTGTCATGGGTTATGGAAGCTGCAGCAGTGATGGCAATTGTCCTTGCCAATGGTGGA GGAGAGGGTCCTGATTGGCAAGACTTTGTTGGGATTGTTTGTCTACTGATAATTAACTCAACAATTAGCTTTATAGAAGAAAATAATGCTGGAAATGCAGCAGCAGCCCTTATGGCTCGTTTAGCTCCAAAAACCAAG GTTCTCCGTGATGGGCAGTGGCAAGAGCAAGATGCAGCTATTTTGGTGCCAGGTGATATAATTAGCATAAAGCTTGGAGATATTATCCCTGCAGATGCTCGTCTTCTGGAAGGAGACCCACTTAAAATTGACCAG TCAGCACTTACTGGAGAATCACTTCCTGTCACCAAGAGAACTGGTGATGAGGTTTATTCTGGTTCAACATGCAAGCATGGTGAAATTGAAGCTGTGGTGATTGCAACTGGTGTTCACTCTTTCTTCGGAAAAGCAGCACATCTAGTTGACTCAACAGAAGTTGTTGGACATTTCCAGCAG GTGCTTACATCCATTGGGAACTTCTGCATTTGCTCTATAGCTGTGGGGATGATTCTAGAAATCATTGTCATGTTCCCAATACAGAAGCGCTCATACAGGGATGGAATCAACAACCTTCTTGTTCTCTTAATCGGAGGAATACCAATAGCTATGCCTACTGTGTTGTCTGTTACACTTGCAATTGGCTCTCATCGCCTTTCACAACAG ggtgcCATTACAAAAAGGATGACTGCAATTGAAGAAATGGCTGGCATGGATGTTCTCTGCAGTGATAAAACTGGAACGCTTACTTTGAATCGCCTCACTGTTGATCGAAACCTTATAGAG GTTTTCAATAAAGATGTGGACAGAGACATGATTGTTTTACTTGCAGCCAGAGCTGCAAGACTGGAGAACCAGGATGCTATTGACGCTGCCATTGTTAATATGCTTGCTGATCCAAAAGAG GCACGTGCAAACATTAAAGAAGTCCATTTTCTGCCATTCAATCCAGTGGATAAGCGTACTGCAATTACATATATTGATGCTGATGGTAATTGGTATCGGGCCAGCAAAGGAGCTCCTGAACAG ATCCTAAATCTATGCCGAGAGAGAGAAGAGATTGCTGGAAAAGTGCATGCTATCATAGACAAATTTGCTGAAAGGGGCTTACGATCTCTTGGAGTTGCTTTACAG GAAGTTCCTGAAAAGAGTAAGGAGGGTCCTGGAGGTCCATGGACATTTTGTGGGTTGTTGCCCTTGTTTGATCCTCCTAGACATGATAGTGCTGAGACCATCCGTAGAGCTCTTAACCTTGGAGTTTGTGTTAAGATGATCACAG GTGATCAGTTGGCAATTGCGAAGGAGACAGGTAGAAGACTTGGAATGGGTACAAACATGTACCCCTCTTCGTCATTGTTGGGTCGtgacaaagatgaaaatgaagctCTTCCTGTGGATGAGCTCATTGAAAAGGCAGATGGTTTTGCTGGCGTATTTCCTG AACACAAATATGAAATTGTAAAGATTCTACAAGAGAAGAAGCATGTAGTTGGAATGACTGGAGATGGTGTGAATGATGCACCTGCTCTAAAGAAAGCGGATATTGGAATAGCAGTTGCAGATTCTACTGACGCTGCAAGGAGTGCAGCTGACCTAGTCTTAACTGAGCCTGGCTTGAGTGTGATTGTCAGTGCTGTGTTGACTAGCAGGGCTATATTCCAAAGAATGAAGAATTATACG ATTTATGCTGTCTCCATAACCATTCGTATTGTG CTTGGTTTCGTGCTTCTGGCTTTGATATGGGAATATGACTTTCCACCTTTCATGGTTTTGATCGTTGCAATATTGAATGACG GAACCATTATGACTATTTCCAAAGATCGGGTGAAGCCATCTCCAAGGCCTGACAGTTGGAAGCTCAATGAGATATTTGCAACTGGAATTGTCATCGGCACTTATCTCGCTTTGGTAACAGTCCTGTTTTACTGGGTTATAGTGGACACCACTTTCTTTGAG AGCCACTTTCATGTAAGGTCAATCTCCAGCAATAGTGAGCAAGTGTCATCTGCTGTATATCTACAAGTGAGCATCATCAGCCAGGCTCTTATATTTGTTACACGAAGTCAGAGTTGGTCATTTGTAGAAAGGCCCGGTGTTCTCTTGATGTGTGCATTTGTGGTGGCTCAACTG GTTGCTACCTTAATTGCTGTCTACGCAAAAATTAGCTTTGCTTCAATCAGTGGAATTGGATGGGGATGGGCTGGAGTTATATGGTTATACAGCTTGATATTCTACATTCCACTGGACCTCATCAAGTTCACAGTTCGCTACGCCTTGAGTGGAGAGGCGTGGAATCTCTTATTTGATAGAAAG ACTGCTTTTACTTCTAAGAAAGATTACGGGAAGGAAGATAGAGCAGCTCAGTGGGTTCTTTCTCAGAGAAGCCTTCAAGGTTTAATGGCTTCAGAGGAGTTTAATGGCAAGCGATCTCGATCCTCTTTGATCGCTGAGCAAGCCAGGCGGCGTGCTGAAATAGCCAG ACTGGGAGAGATTCACACTTTTAGAGGACATGTAGAATCAGTGGTGAGGCTAAAAAATCTGGACTTGAATGTCATTCAATCAGCTCATACAGTCTGA
- the LOC123218719 gene encoding ATPase 10, plasma membrane-type-like isoform X1 yields the protein MAGDLEKPLLDPENFNRDGIDLEHLPLNEVFEQLRTSAGGLSSEDAEVRLQIFGPNKLEEKPENKFLKFLSFMWNPLSWVMEAAAVMAIVLANGGGEGPDWQDFVGIVCLLIINSTISFIEENNAGNAAAALMARLAPKTKVLRDGQWQEQDAAILVPGDIISIKLGDIIPADARLLEGDPLKIDQSALTGESLPVTKRTGDEVYSGSTCKHGEIEAVVIATGVHSFFGKAAHLVDSTEVVGHFQQVLTSIGNFCICSIAVGMILEIIVMFPIQKRSYRDGINNLLVLLIGGIPIAMPTVLSVTLAIGSHRLSQQGAITKRMTAIEEMAGMDVLCSDKTGTLTLNRLTVDRNLIEVFNKDVDRDMIVLLAARAARLENQDAIDAAIVNMLADPKEARANIKEVHFLPFNPVDKRTAITYIDADGNWYRASKGAPEQILNLCREREEIAGKVHAIIDKFAERGLRSLGVALQEVPEKSKEGPGGPWTFCGLLPLFDPPRHDSAETIRRALNLGVCVKMITGDQLAIAKETGRRLGMGTNMYPSSSLLGRDKDENEALPVDELIEKADGFAGVFPEHKYEIVKILQEKKHVVGMTGDGVNDAPALKKADIGIAVADSTDAARSAADLVLTEPGLSVIVSAVLTSRAIFQRMKNYTIYAVSITIRIVVSRSLQVQLFCSFMTLCVKHKIYCISSLELVLYLILLQLGFVLLALIWEYDFPPFMVLIVAILNDGTIMTISKDRVKPSPRPDSWKLNEIFATGIVIGTYLALVTVLFYWVIVDTTFFESHFHVRSISSNSEQVSSAVYLQVSIISQALIFVTRSQSWSFVERPGVLLMCAFVVAQLVATLIAVYAKISFASISGIGWGWAGVIWLYSLIFYIPLDLIKFTVRYALSGEAWNLLFDRKTAFTSKKDYGKEDRAAQWVLSQRSLQGLMASEEFNGKRSRSSLIAEQARRRAEIARLGEIHTFRGHVESVVRLKNLDLNVIQSAHTV from the exons ATGGCTGGGGATCTGGAGAAACCATTGTTGGATCCTGAAAACTTCAACCGTGATGGAATTGATTTA GAACATTTACCATTGAATGAAGTATTTGAACAACTAAGAACATCCGCAGGGGGACTTTCTTCTGAAGATGCTGAAGTGCGATTGCAGATTTTTGGTCCAAACAAGCTTGAAGAAAAGCCA GAGAACAAGTTTCTGAAATTTCTCAGTTTTATGTGGAATCCTTTGTCATGGGTTATGGAAGCTGCAGCAGTGATGGCAATTGTCCTTGCCAATGGTGGA GGAGAGGGTCCTGATTGGCAAGACTTTGTTGGGATTGTTTGTCTACTGATAATTAACTCAACAATTAGCTTTATAGAAGAAAATAATGCTGGAAATGCAGCAGCAGCCCTTATGGCTCGTTTAGCTCCAAAAACCAAG GTTCTCCGTGATGGGCAGTGGCAAGAGCAAGATGCAGCTATTTTGGTGCCAGGTGATATAATTAGCATAAAGCTTGGAGATATTATCCCTGCAGATGCTCGTCTTCTGGAAGGAGACCCACTTAAAATTGACCAG TCAGCACTTACTGGAGAATCACTTCCTGTCACCAAGAGAACTGGTGATGAGGTTTATTCTGGTTCAACATGCAAGCATGGTGAAATTGAAGCTGTGGTGATTGCAACTGGTGTTCACTCTTTCTTCGGAAAAGCAGCACATCTAGTTGACTCAACAGAAGTTGTTGGACATTTCCAGCAG GTGCTTACATCCATTGGGAACTTCTGCATTTGCTCTATAGCTGTGGGGATGATTCTAGAAATCATTGTCATGTTCCCAATACAGAAGCGCTCATACAGGGATGGAATCAACAACCTTCTTGTTCTCTTAATCGGAGGAATACCAATAGCTATGCCTACTGTGTTGTCTGTTACACTTGCAATTGGCTCTCATCGCCTTTCACAACAG ggtgcCATTACAAAAAGGATGACTGCAATTGAAGAAATGGCTGGCATGGATGTTCTCTGCAGTGATAAAACTGGAACGCTTACTTTGAATCGCCTCACTGTTGATCGAAACCTTATAGAG GTTTTCAATAAAGATGTGGACAGAGACATGATTGTTTTACTTGCAGCCAGAGCTGCAAGACTGGAGAACCAGGATGCTATTGACGCTGCCATTGTTAATATGCTTGCTGATCCAAAAGAG GCACGTGCAAACATTAAAGAAGTCCATTTTCTGCCATTCAATCCAGTGGATAAGCGTACTGCAATTACATATATTGATGCTGATGGTAATTGGTATCGGGCCAGCAAAGGAGCTCCTGAACAG ATCCTAAATCTATGCCGAGAGAGAGAAGAGATTGCTGGAAAAGTGCATGCTATCATAGACAAATTTGCTGAAAGGGGCTTACGATCTCTTGGAGTTGCTTTACAG GAAGTTCCTGAAAAGAGTAAGGAGGGTCCTGGAGGTCCATGGACATTTTGTGGGTTGTTGCCCTTGTTTGATCCTCCTAGACATGATAGTGCTGAGACCATCCGTAGAGCTCTTAACCTTGGAGTTTGTGTTAAGATGATCACAG GTGATCAGTTGGCAATTGCGAAGGAGACAGGTAGAAGACTTGGAATGGGTACAAACATGTACCCCTCTTCGTCATTGTTGGGTCGtgacaaagatgaaaatgaagctCTTCCTGTGGATGAGCTCATTGAAAAGGCAGATGGTTTTGCTGGCGTATTTCCTG AACACAAATATGAAATTGTAAAGATTCTACAAGAGAAGAAGCATGTAGTTGGAATGACTGGAGATGGTGTGAATGATGCACCTGCTCTAAAGAAAGCGGATATTGGAATAGCAGTTGCAGATTCTACTGACGCTGCAAGGAGTGCAGCTGACCTAGTCTTAACTGAGCCTGGCTTGAGTGTGATTGTCAGTGCTGTGTTGACTAGCAGGGCTATATTCCAAAGAATGAAGAATTATACG ATTTATGCTGTCTCCATAACCATTCGTATTGTGGTAAGCAGGAGTTTACAAGTTCAACTATTTTGTTCATTTATGACCTTATGTGTCAAGCATAAGATTTATTGTATTTCAAGTTTGGAATTGGTTTTGTATCTGATTCTGTTGCAGCTTGGTTTCGTGCTTCTGGCTTTGATATGGGAATATGACTTTCCACCTTTCATGGTTTTGATCGTTGCAATATTGAATGACG GAACCATTATGACTATTTCCAAAGATCGGGTGAAGCCATCTCCAAGGCCTGACAGTTGGAAGCTCAATGAGATATTTGCAACTGGAATTGTCATCGGCACTTATCTCGCTTTGGTAACAGTCCTGTTTTACTGGGTTATAGTGGACACCACTTTCTTTGAG AGCCACTTTCATGTAAGGTCAATCTCCAGCAATAGTGAGCAAGTGTCATCTGCTGTATATCTACAAGTGAGCATCATCAGCCAGGCTCTTATATTTGTTACACGAAGTCAGAGTTGGTCATTTGTAGAAAGGCCCGGTGTTCTCTTGATGTGTGCATTTGTGGTGGCTCAACTG GTTGCTACCTTAATTGCTGTCTACGCAAAAATTAGCTTTGCTTCAATCAGTGGAATTGGATGGGGATGGGCTGGAGTTATATGGTTATACAGCTTGATATTCTACATTCCACTGGACCTCATCAAGTTCACAGTTCGCTACGCCTTGAGTGGAGAGGCGTGGAATCTCTTATTTGATAGAAAG ACTGCTTTTACTTCTAAGAAAGATTACGGGAAGGAAGATAGAGCAGCTCAGTGGGTTCTTTCTCAGAGAAGCCTTCAAGGTTTAATGGCTTCAGAGGAGTTTAATGGCAAGCGATCTCGATCCTCTTTGATCGCTGAGCAAGCCAGGCGGCGTGCTGAAATAGCCAG ACTGGGAGAGATTCACACTTTTAGAGGACATGTAGAATCAGTGGTGAGGCTAAAAAATCTGGACTTGAATGTCATTCAATCAGCTCATACAGTCTGA
- the LOC123218719 gene encoding ATPase 10, plasma membrane-type-like isoform X3, with translation MWNPLSWVMEAAAVMAIVLANGGGEGPDWQDFVGIVCLLIINSTISFIEENNAGNAAAALMARLAPKTKVLRDGQWQEQDAAILVPGDIISIKLGDIIPADARLLEGDPLKIDQSALTGESLPVTKRTGDEVYSGSTCKHGEIEAVVIATGVHSFFGKAAHLVDSTEVVGHFQQVLTSIGNFCICSIAVGMILEIIVMFPIQKRSYRDGINNLLVLLIGGIPIAMPTVLSVTLAIGSHRLSQQGAITKRMTAIEEMAGMDVLCSDKTGTLTLNRLTVDRNLIEVFNKDVDRDMIVLLAARAARLENQDAIDAAIVNMLADPKEARANIKEVHFLPFNPVDKRTAITYIDADGNWYRASKGAPEQILNLCREREEIAGKVHAIIDKFAERGLRSLGVALQEVPEKSKEGPGGPWTFCGLLPLFDPPRHDSAETIRRALNLGVCVKMITGDQLAIAKETGRRLGMGTNMYPSSSLLGRDKDENEALPVDELIEKADGFAGVFPEHKYEIVKILQEKKHVVGMTGDGVNDAPALKKADIGIAVADSTDAARSAADLVLTEPGLSVIVSAVLTSRAIFQRMKNYTIYAVSITIRIVVSRSLQVQLFCSFMTLCVKHKIYCISSLELVLYLILLQLGFVLLALIWEYDFPPFMVLIVAILNDGTIMTISKDRVKPSPRPDSWKLNEIFATGIVIGTYLALVTVLFYWVIVDTTFFESHFHVRSISSNSEQVSSAVYLQVSIISQALIFVTRSQSWSFVERPGVLLMCAFVVAQLVATLIAVYAKISFASISGIGWGWAGVIWLYSLIFYIPLDLIKFTVRYALSGEAWNLLFDRKTAFTSKKDYGKEDRAAQWVLSQRSLQGLMASEEFNGKRSRSSLIAEQARRRAEIARLGEIHTFRGHVESVVRLKNLDLNVIQSAHTV, from the exons ATGTGGAATCCTTTGTCATGGGTTATGGAAGCTGCAGCAGTGATGGCAATTGTCCTTGCCAATGGTGGA GGAGAGGGTCCTGATTGGCAAGACTTTGTTGGGATTGTTTGTCTACTGATAATTAACTCAACAATTAGCTTTATAGAAGAAAATAATGCTGGAAATGCAGCAGCAGCCCTTATGGCTCGTTTAGCTCCAAAAACCAAG GTTCTCCGTGATGGGCAGTGGCAAGAGCAAGATGCAGCTATTTTGGTGCCAGGTGATATAATTAGCATAAAGCTTGGAGATATTATCCCTGCAGATGCTCGTCTTCTGGAAGGAGACCCACTTAAAATTGACCAG TCAGCACTTACTGGAGAATCACTTCCTGTCACCAAGAGAACTGGTGATGAGGTTTATTCTGGTTCAACATGCAAGCATGGTGAAATTGAAGCTGTGGTGATTGCAACTGGTGTTCACTCTTTCTTCGGAAAAGCAGCACATCTAGTTGACTCAACAGAAGTTGTTGGACATTTCCAGCAG GTGCTTACATCCATTGGGAACTTCTGCATTTGCTCTATAGCTGTGGGGATGATTCTAGAAATCATTGTCATGTTCCCAATACAGAAGCGCTCATACAGGGATGGAATCAACAACCTTCTTGTTCTCTTAATCGGAGGAATACCAATAGCTATGCCTACTGTGTTGTCTGTTACACTTGCAATTGGCTCTCATCGCCTTTCACAACAG ggtgcCATTACAAAAAGGATGACTGCAATTGAAGAAATGGCTGGCATGGATGTTCTCTGCAGTGATAAAACTGGAACGCTTACTTTGAATCGCCTCACTGTTGATCGAAACCTTATAGAG GTTTTCAATAAAGATGTGGACAGAGACATGATTGTTTTACTTGCAGCCAGAGCTGCAAGACTGGAGAACCAGGATGCTATTGACGCTGCCATTGTTAATATGCTTGCTGATCCAAAAGAG GCACGTGCAAACATTAAAGAAGTCCATTTTCTGCCATTCAATCCAGTGGATAAGCGTACTGCAATTACATATATTGATGCTGATGGTAATTGGTATCGGGCCAGCAAAGGAGCTCCTGAACAG ATCCTAAATCTATGCCGAGAGAGAGAAGAGATTGCTGGAAAAGTGCATGCTATCATAGACAAATTTGCTGAAAGGGGCTTACGATCTCTTGGAGTTGCTTTACAG GAAGTTCCTGAAAAGAGTAAGGAGGGTCCTGGAGGTCCATGGACATTTTGTGGGTTGTTGCCCTTGTTTGATCCTCCTAGACATGATAGTGCTGAGACCATCCGTAGAGCTCTTAACCTTGGAGTTTGTGTTAAGATGATCACAG GTGATCAGTTGGCAATTGCGAAGGAGACAGGTAGAAGACTTGGAATGGGTACAAACATGTACCCCTCTTCGTCATTGTTGGGTCGtgacaaagatgaaaatgaagctCTTCCTGTGGATGAGCTCATTGAAAAGGCAGATGGTTTTGCTGGCGTATTTCCTG AACACAAATATGAAATTGTAAAGATTCTACAAGAGAAGAAGCATGTAGTTGGAATGACTGGAGATGGTGTGAATGATGCACCTGCTCTAAAGAAAGCGGATATTGGAATAGCAGTTGCAGATTCTACTGACGCTGCAAGGAGTGCAGCTGACCTAGTCTTAACTGAGCCTGGCTTGAGTGTGATTGTCAGTGCTGTGTTGACTAGCAGGGCTATATTCCAAAGAATGAAGAATTATACG ATTTATGCTGTCTCCATAACCATTCGTATTGTGGTAAGCAGGAGTTTACAAGTTCAACTATTTTGTTCATTTATGACCTTATGTGTCAAGCATAAGATTTATTGTATTTCAAGTTTGGAATTGGTTTTGTATCTGATTCTGTTGCAGCTTGGTTTCGTGCTTCTGGCTTTGATATGGGAATATGACTTTCCACCTTTCATGGTTTTGATCGTTGCAATATTGAATGACG GAACCATTATGACTATTTCCAAAGATCGGGTGAAGCCATCTCCAAGGCCTGACAGTTGGAAGCTCAATGAGATATTTGCAACTGGAATTGTCATCGGCACTTATCTCGCTTTGGTAACAGTCCTGTTTTACTGGGTTATAGTGGACACCACTTTCTTTGAG AGCCACTTTCATGTAAGGTCAATCTCCAGCAATAGTGAGCAAGTGTCATCTGCTGTATATCTACAAGTGAGCATCATCAGCCAGGCTCTTATATTTGTTACACGAAGTCAGAGTTGGTCATTTGTAGAAAGGCCCGGTGTTCTCTTGATGTGTGCATTTGTGGTGGCTCAACTG GTTGCTACCTTAATTGCTGTCTACGCAAAAATTAGCTTTGCTTCAATCAGTGGAATTGGATGGGGATGGGCTGGAGTTATATGGTTATACAGCTTGATATTCTACATTCCACTGGACCTCATCAAGTTCACAGTTCGCTACGCCTTGAGTGGAGAGGCGTGGAATCTCTTATTTGATAGAAAG ACTGCTTTTACTTCTAAGAAAGATTACGGGAAGGAAGATAGAGCAGCTCAGTGGGTTCTTTCTCAGAGAAGCCTTCAAGGTTTAATGGCTTCAGAGGAGTTTAATGGCAAGCGATCTCGATCCTCTTTGATCGCTGAGCAAGCCAGGCGGCGTGCTGAAATAGCCAG ACTGGGAGAGATTCACACTTTTAGAGGACATGTAGAATCAGTGGTGAGGCTAAAAAATCTGGACTTGAATGTCATTCAATCAGCTCATACAGTCTGA